The Anaerohalosphaeraceae bacterium nucleotide sequence TGAAAAGGCCGCCGAAATCCTGCCCAAACGAGAGATTTATTTTCACTCCGGCATTCAGTTCATGCCGTTTAATACGCTCTTTCAATTGCTGGCGTACCGGCAGCAGCCGATTTTTTCGCGGGCGGCCAAGCTGCTGTTTATGCCCAACCTGATGATGTATTTTCTGACGGGCCGGATTGGCGCCGAATATACGATTGCCAGCACATCGCAATTGATGGATATGAAGAGCGGCCGCTGGTCGAAACGGCTGCTGGAGGCCTTTGGCCTGCCGGAATCGCTTCTGCCGGACATTATGCAGCCCGGCACGCCCGCGGGCGTCCTGAAACCTGCTTTTCAGCAGGCTTGGGGCTGCGGGCCGGTGCCCGTCATTGCCGTCGGCACGCACGATACGGCCTCGGCGGTGGCCGCCGTTCCGGCCGAAAGCGGGCGGACGTGGGCGTATCTGTCCAGCGGCACCTGGAGTCTGATGGGCATTGAGATTCCGCAGGCGATTATTGACCAGCGCACGTTTGAGCGAAGTTTTACCAATGAAGGCGGTGTGGAAAATACAATTCGGCTTCTGAAGAACATTATGGGCCTGTGGCTGGTGCAGGAATGCCGGCGCTGCTGGATGCAGCAGGGGGAAAAATACAGTTTTTCGGAGCTGACGCAGCTGGCTTCGCAGGCCGAGCCGTTTGCGGGCTGGGTGGATCCGGATGACATCCGGTTTCTTTCGCCGCAGGATATGCCCGCGGCCATCAATCAGTATTTGACGTCCACGGGGCAGCGTCCGACGGAAGACAAAGGGCAAATGATTCGCATCATTCTGGAGAGTCTGGCCGCCCGGTACCGGCAGGTGCTGGACTGGCTGGAGGAGCTGCTCGGCCGGCCTATTGAAGTGCTTCACATTGTCGGGGGAGGGACGCAGAATGAGCTGCTCAATCAGCTGACGGCCGATGCGGCGGGCAAACGCGTTCTGACCGGACCCGTCGAGGCGACGGTGCTGGGCAATGTGCTGATGCAGGCCAGGGCAGGCGGCCGGATTCGGTCGCTGGAGGAAGGGCGTCAGATTATCCGCCGCTCGTTTGCAATTCGTGAGTATCAGCCCCGGCACAGTGCCGGATGGCAGACGTTTTTGAAGCAGTTTCCCAATGCCTGAAAGGAACACCGTGTCTGATTCGCCGTCTGTTTTGCTGGAAACGATTACCGCCCTGTCGCATCGGTTCGGCACGCCGGATTATGTCTGCGGGGGCGGCGGCAATACCTCCGCCAAGAATGAAAGCACGCTGTGGGTCAAACCCTCCGGCACGACGCTGGCCGGCTTGAGGCCCGATTTGTTTGTGCCCATCCGCCGCAGCCGTCTGGCCGCCTTGTACACGACCACTCCGCCGCAGGAGCCGTCCGCCCGCGAGCAGCTGGTTAAGGAAGTGATGACGGCGGCGGTTCTGGACGGGGCCGCCGGACGTCCGTCGGTCGAGTCGCCGCTTCACGATTCGCTGTCGGCCCGCTACGTGGTTCATACGCATCCGGCCCTGGTGAACGGGATGACCTGCGCCAAAGACGGTCGGGCGGCCTGTCGGCGGCTTTTCCCAGAGGCCCTCTGGATGGATTATGTGGACCCGGGCTATACGCTCTGTATGGCGGTTCGAAACGAGGTGGAGCGGTTTGAGAAGGAACACGGTCGGCAGCCGGAGATGATTTTTCTGAAAAATCACGGGGTGTTTGTCGCCGCCGATACGCCGGAGCAGATCGACCGGCTGTATGAGGAGATTTTCCGGCGTTTGGAGGCCGAGTATGCCCGGGCGGGGCTTTCGACGAAAATGGAGCCGGGCCCGCTGCCGGAGGGATTTGACCGTGAAGGGGCCTTTGCCCGGATTCGGAGTGTTTTCGGGTCGGATGCCGCCGGCATTGCCGCCGCCGGGTTTTTCCAGCCGCCCGCCGGTCCGCTGACGCCCGACCATATCGTCTATGCCCGCTCGTTTCCGCTGACAGCGGAGCCGACGCCGGAGGCCCTCGAGGCGTATCGCCGCCGTTATGGGTGCACGCCGCAGATTCTCGTCTGGAACAATGTTGTGTTCGGTCTGGGTTCTACGGAAAAAAAGGCAGCCCTGGCGCTTGAGCTGGCCCTGAATGGGGCGCTGGTGGTGCATCTGGCGGAGGCGTTCGGCGGGGTCGAATATATGAGTGAGCCGGCCCGGCGATTTATCGAGGGCTGGGAAGTGGAAACCTATCGAAGCCGGCAGATTCAGTAAGCAGGAGAGAGAATATGGAAAAAACAATCGAACAGGCGTATGCCCTCGCCCGTGAACAGTATGCCCAACTTGGGGTGGATACGGAAAAGGCCCTCGAGCAGCTGGCCGGAATTCCGATTTCGCTTCACTGCTGGCAGGGGGATGATGTCGGCGGGTTTGAGCGGGCCGGCGCGGAACTGTCCGGCGGCGGGATTCAGGCCACGGGCAATTATCCCGGCAAGGCCCGCACCCTCGAGGAGCTGCGGATGGATTTGGACAAGGCCCTGTCGCTGATTCCGGGCCGGCACCGGCTCAACCTGCACGCCTGCTATCTGGATAACGGCGGCCGGTTCGTGGACCGCGACCAAATCGAGCTGCGGCATTTCCAGTCCTGGATTGACTGGGCCAAAGAACGGCGGATGGGGATGGATTTCAACCCGACTTTCTTTTCGCATCCGAAGGCCGCCGACGGATTTACGCTCAGCCATCCGGACAAGGCGATTCGTCAGTTCTGGATTGAGCACGGCATCCGCTGCCGGCGCATCGGGGCGGAGATGGGCCGTCAGCTGGGTTCGGCGACCGTAACCAATGTCTGGATTCCCGACGGCTTTAAGGACATTCCCGCCGACCGCACGGCCCCGCGGGAGCGTCTGAAGGAGTCGCTGGACGCCGTTTTTGCGGAGAAACTTGACCCGCGATGCAATCTGGATGCGGTGGAGTCGAAACTGTTCGGCATCGGGGCGGAAAGCTACACCGTCGGCTCGCACGAGTTTTATCTGGGCTATGCCGTCTCGCGGCAAAAGCTGCTTTGTCTGGATGCGGGGCATTTTCATCCGACGGAGGTCATTTCGGACAAAATCTCTTCGGTGCTGGCCTTTGTGCCGGGCCTTTTGCTTCACGTGAGCCGTCCCGTGCGGTGGGACAGCGACCATGTGGTGATTCTGGATGACGAGCTGCGGGCCGTGGCCCGCGAAATCGTCCGCTCCGGCCGTCTGGACCGGATTCATATCGGGCTGGACTTTTTCGATGCGAGCATCAACCGCATTGCCGCCTGGGTCATCGGCTCGCGCAATCTGCTCAAGGCCCTGCTGACAGCGCTGCTGGAGCCGGCGGACACCCTTCGTCAATTCGAGGGGCGGTTCGATTACACGGCTCGGCTGGCCTGGATGGAGATGCTCAAGACGATGCCCTGGTCCGCCGTCTGGGAGTATTATTGTCTGAAAAACAACGTACCGTCCGAGCGCGGCTGGCTG carries:
- a CDS encoding rhamnulokinase family protein; the encoded protein is MSEKVYYAAVDLGASSGRVMLACLDGQTISIQEIHRFENGPVEEQGSLRWDFQRLFGEVQEGLRKAFQAQPAIQSIGIDTWGVDFGLLDADGNLLENPYHYRDRRTEGMIEKAAEILPKREIYFHSGIQFMPFNTLFQLLAYRQQPIFSRAAKLLFMPNLMMYFLTGRIGAEYTIASTSQLMDMKSGRWSKRLLEAFGLPESLLPDIMQPGTPAGVLKPAFQQAWGCGPVPVIAVGTHDTASAVAAVPAESGRTWAYLSSGTWSLMGIEIPQAIIDQRTFERSFTNEGGVENTIRLLKNIMGLWLVQECRRCWMQQGEKYSFSELTQLASQAEPFAGWVDPDDIRFLSPQDMPAAINQYLTSTGQRPTEDKGQMIRIILESLAARYRQVLDWLEELLGRPIEVLHIVGGGTQNELLNQLTADAAGKRVLTGPVEATVLGNVLMQARAGGRIRSLEEGRQIIRRSFAIREYQPRHSAGWQTFLKQFPNA
- a CDS encoding class II aldolase/adducin family protein, translated to MPERNTVSDSPSVLLETITALSHRFGTPDYVCGGGGNTSAKNESTLWVKPSGTTLAGLRPDLFVPIRRSRLAALYTTTPPQEPSAREQLVKEVMTAAVLDGAAGRPSVESPLHDSLSARYVVHTHPALVNGMTCAKDGRAACRRLFPEALWMDYVDPGYTLCMAVRNEVERFEKEHGRQPEMIFLKNHGVFVAADTPEQIDRLYEEIFRRLEAEYARAGLSTKMEPGPLPEGFDREGAFARIRSVFGSDAAGIAAAGFFQPPAGPLTPDHIVYARSFPLTAEPTPEALEAYRRRYGCTPQILVWNNVVFGLGSTEKKAALALELALNGALVVHLAEAFGGVEYMSEPARRFIEGWEVETYRSRQIQ
- a CDS encoding L-rhamnose isomerase encodes the protein MEKTIEQAYALAREQYAQLGVDTEKALEQLAGIPISLHCWQGDDVGGFERAGAELSGGGIQATGNYPGKARTLEELRMDLDKALSLIPGRHRLNLHACYLDNGGRFVDRDQIELRHFQSWIDWAKERRMGMDFNPTFFSHPKAADGFTLSHPDKAIRQFWIEHGIRCRRIGAEMGRQLGSATVTNVWIPDGFKDIPADRTAPRERLKESLDAVFAEKLDPRCNLDAVESKLFGIGAESYTVGSHEFYLGYAVSRQKLLCLDAGHFHPTEVISDKISSVLAFVPGLLLHVSRPVRWDSDHVVILDDELRAVAREIVRSGRLDRIHIGLDFFDASINRIAAWVIGSRNLLKALLTALLEPADTLRQFEGRFDYTARLAWMEMLKTMPWSAVWEYYCLKNNVPSERGWLEEVRRYETDVLRKRNS